DNA sequence from the Marinilongibacter aquaticus genome:
CCTGCAAAAGGCCAACAATATTTTGCAATCAACCAACAGAGATGAGCGTGAATTGGCTTGGCGTAAAATAGGAGAAAGGCGTTTGGAAGATCGCGAAGCCTTGGATTCAGTATTCGATGAGTTGAAAGCTATGCGTCATACATTGGCTCAAAACGCAGACTTTGAGAATTTCCGCGATTATATGTTTGCCGCTTTGGGGAGGTTCGATTACACAGCCCAAGATTGTTTTGCTTTCCATGAGTCTGTGGCAGAGGCAGTAGTGCCCTTGCTGAACGAAAGCATGCAGGAACGAAAGGAAAAGTTAGGATTGGAGAAGATGCGTCCATGGGACGGAAAAGTGGATGTATATGGCCGCCCCGCTTTAAAGCCTTTCAGCAATGGGGAGGATTTGCTCGAAAAGAGTATTTTGTGTTTCGATAGAATTGATAAAAAGCTAGGCGACTATCTACGAATAATGCGTAGAATGGGACATTTTGATCTTGAATCGCGAAAAGGGAAAGCTCCTGGAGGTTACAATTACCCATTGGAAGAGATCGGAGTACCTTTTATTTTTATGAATGCTACGGGTAGCGTGCGTGATTTGGTGACCATGGTGCACGAAGGTGGTCATGCGATACATTCTTTCGAGACACGCGACTTGCCTTTAAATTCATTCCGCAGTACAACGGCCGAAGTGGCCGAGGTGGCTTCAATGGCCATGGAGCTGATTTCGATGGAACATTGGGATGTGTTTTTTGAGAATCCCGAAGACCTGAAAAGGGCAAGAATTGAACATTTGGAAGACATTTTGGCCACACTGCCTTGGATAGCCACGGTTGATAAATTTCAGCATTGGATTTACGAAAACCCAGGGCACAATGCTGAAGAGCGTACGGAAGAGTGGTTGAAAATATTGAATATGTTTTCGAGCAATGTAACAGACTGGTCTGGCCTTGAAGCGTTTAAAGAAAGCTCTTGGCAGCGTCAGCTGCATATTTTTGAGGTTCCCTTTTATTACATCGAGTACGGGATGGCACAGCTGGGAGCTATTTCGGTATGGCGTAATTACAAAAATGATTCGGAAAAAGGATTGGAAGCTTACCTCAATGCTCTGCGATTGGGCTATACGGCTACAATTGGCGAAATATATGCTGCGGCCGATATAAAATTCGATTTTTCAAAAGAATACATTTCGGAATTGATGGCCTTCGTAAAAGGCGAACTCGAAACTTTGAAAGCCAGCTAAGTAATTTACTTGAAGAGGCCTTTGGGATCGGCCTGTTTTTCCAACAATTGGGAAAGCAGGCCAGTGTCCAAATCAGAAGGTTTGAGCGAATATCCTTTATGAAAATCGCTCCAAGCTTCGTCAATTTTGTTTTCCAAGAGGTGCATTTTCGACATTTGAAAATAGGCATTGGCAAAATTTGGAGCCAATAAGGTGGCGTCGCTCAATAACTTATTCGCTTTCTGAAGGTCTATGCTGTGGCTGTTTTCCAGATAACAGGCCAAGTGCACCGTGGCCAAGTCGACCATCAGGCTCACATTGAATTTGCTATCCCGCTGTATACCTTGGCTCATCAATTTGATGGCATCTTCGTATTTTCCCTGTTGATATTCGATAACGCCTAGGCCCCAAAATGCGTCGATATTGTTTTCATCGAGAAGATAGGCCAGATTGAAGCGGTAGGTAGACATCTCTTTGCTTCCTTCAGAGAGGTATTGCCAGCCCATATCCGAGAAAAAGCGACTGGCTTTGTCGCGGCTTTCGAAATTTTTATCACAATTTTCAAGGAAAAGGCGATCTTCTTCAAGCTGCACGGCACTTTTCTGGTAATCTCCAAACAAGGGGATTTCGTAAATATTCAGACCCTCCGGGGCCATTTTTCCGATAAAAACAACTTGATGTTCTGTTTCGATAATCGATTGATTAATCGATTTGAATTGCTTCGGTTCGAAAAGAACTTGCTGCTCCTTTTCGCTGTCCAAAGCCACTTCGCCGCTCGCGGGCCTGCGACCGATTCCCTGACCCAGCACATCGGATTTTAAAACCCCTTGTTGGCCAAAGCTTTGCAAGCCAATCAATGACAATAAGCCTATCTGAACACTTTTTAGCACTGCGGTTTTGATTAGATTTTTGCCCTTACATAACGAGAGCTTCCGCAAATTATTGAATCTCAAAGAAAAATAACTATTTCCGCCTGCCTTTTCGTGCTTTTTTAGGTTTGAATGTCGACGACTTACCGGGCTTGTTCTTCTTTTCGTGAAAGGCTCCTTTAAAAGTAGGGTCTTCCTTTTTACGTTGGTTGTCGATTTCCCTTAAAATTGCCTGTTGTTCGTCGAACGGCGTGCTGGGTACGTCCACTTCTTTGGGGATGGCCCTTCTAGGAATTTCCGCACGGATTATTTTTTCGATTTTGCCGATATGGTAGGCCTCAGCCGGAGTCATGAACGTAATCGCTTGTCCTGAAAGATTTGCCCTACCGGTGCGGCCAATACGGTGCACATAATCTTCGTAAATCACAGGGACATCAAAATTGATCACGTGACTGACCTCCAAGATGTCTATTCCACGGGCGGAGACGTCGGTTGAAACCAACACGCGGATGTTTCCTTCACGGAAAGCATTGATTGAATTCAGGCGTGTATTTTGGCTTTTATTGGCGTGAATTACCCGTACAGAATCTTTATTCAAAACCTTTCTTTCCAAGAAATGGAATACATTGTCGGCGACCGTTTTCGTCCGACAAAAAACTATGGCCCGCTGCAATTCGTCTTGTTGAACCAGATTGGAGAGAAGATTGATTTTGGTTCGAAAATTCGGTGTTTCGTATAATACTTGCTCTACGGTTTCGGCTGTCGTGGCTTGTGGTGTGATTTCTACCCTCACAGGAGCCTCTAAAAATTCGTAGGAAAGCCTTTCTACTTTTTCGGGAAATGTGGCCGAGAAAAGAAGGTTTTTGCGTTTTCGAGGAATCACTTCCAATATTTTTCGGATTTGCGGCATAAAGCCCATATCCATCATTTTATCGGCTTCATCGAGCACCATGTATTGCAAGTCCTTGGTCACGATTTCTCCTTTAAGGTAAAGGTCCATAAATCGGCCTGGAGTGGCCACAAGGATATCGATCCCCGCTTGTAAGGCTTCGATTTGGGTTTTGGTGCCTGTGCCACCATAAATGGCTTTGTGGCGGACATCGGTATAAAGGCCGAGTTCGGCTATCGCCGTATCAATTTGAACCGCGAGTTCGCGTGTAGGCGTCAATATAA
Encoded proteins:
- a CDS encoding tetratricopeptide repeat protein, translated to MLKSVQIGLLSLIGLQSFGQQGVLKSDVLGQGIGRRPASGEVALDSEKEQQVLFEPKQFKSINQSIIETEHQVVFIGKMAPEGLNIYEIPLFGDYQKSAVQLEEDRLFLENCDKNFESRDKASRFFSDMGWQYLSEGSKEMSTYRFNLAYLLDENNIDAFWGLGVIEYQQGKYEDAIKLMSQGIQRDSKFNVSLMVDLATVHLACYLENSHSIDLQKANKLLSDATLLAPNFANAYFQMSKMHLLENKIDEAWSDFHKGYSLKPSDLDTGLLSQLLEKQADPKGLFK
- a CDS encoding DEAD/DEAH box helicase; the encoded protein is MESAFGIFNLNKQLLTAIEELGYTSPSPIQKEAIPLILEGHDVLGIAQTGTGKTAAFVLPLLMKIKYAQGQHIRCLILTPTRELAVQIDTAIAELGLYTDVRHKAIYGGTGTKTQIEALQAGIDILVATPGRFMDLYLKGEIVTKDLQYMVLDEADKMMDMGFMPQIRKILEVIPRKRKNLLFSATFPEKVERLSYEFLEAPVRVEITPQATTAETVEQVLYETPNFRTKINLLSNLVQQDELQRAIVFCRTKTVADNVFHFLERKVLNKDSVRVIHANKSQNTRLNSINAFREGNIRVLVSTDVSARGIDILEVSHVINFDVPVIYEDYVHRIGRTGRANLSGQAITFMTPAEAYHIGKIEKIIRAEIPRRAIPKEVDVPSTPFDEQQAILREIDNQRKKEDPTFKGAFHEKKNKPGKSSTFKPKKARKGRRK
- a CDS encoding M3 family oligoendopeptidase, which gives rise to MEQLTLPTRRARKFIGEEFKLEAWSNVEPLYQDLVDRQIDSSEALYQWFVDRSELESYLSENLAWRYIKMTGDTGSEENQKNYQFFVQEIQPHLAAFDDKLNKKALESPYLKDLKQGGFKITIRGMQKAVEIFREKNIPIFTQIQTKQTEYQAITGKMTVEIEGEEMTLQKANNILQSTNRDERELAWRKIGERRLEDREALDSVFDELKAMRHTLAQNADFENFRDYMFAALGRFDYTAQDCFAFHESVAEAVVPLLNESMQERKEKLGLEKMRPWDGKVDVYGRPALKPFSNGEDLLEKSILCFDRIDKKLGDYLRIMRRMGHFDLESRKGKAPGGYNYPLEEIGVPFIFMNATGSVRDLVTMVHEGGHAIHSFETRDLPLNSFRSTTAEVAEVASMAMELISMEHWDVFFENPEDLKRARIEHLEDILATLPWIATVDKFQHWIYENPGHNAEERTEEWLKILNMFSSNVTDWSGLEAFKESSWQRQLHIFEVPFYYIEYGMAQLGAISVWRNYKNDSEKGLEAYLNALRLGYTATIGEIYAAADIKFDFSKEYISELMAFVKGELETLKAS